A part of Chitinimonas koreensis genomic DNA contains:
- a CDS encoding sensor histidine kinase produces MSSPNSSIPSPSDKIDRAELEQAFSLFNEASRQLVEAYQELESKVGSLTHELAVANGALRQQFEEKAALSQRLGTLLAALPGGVVELDLQGRVSAMNPAALVIFGHALDGQDWDAAVGPRLRATSVATEWDFALEPEIERRLSIVSSTLDDGGRILLIHDVSESWRLRRQLELHKRLAAMGEMAAGLAHQLRTPLATALLYTANLAKPGLGEAERLKFGEKSLARLRYLETLIKNMLQFVRGQQAALEVVDLNLVVEEAMQTVQPHDASASRRWTLALAAEPAWVEVNRKELTGAVINLLDNAVQATQAGDAIAVALERAEPGWRLVVSDTGCGMSDAVRDRLFEPFFTTRKEGTGLGLAIVRNLLTAYGGEIDVRSAPGEGATFTILLPAAH; encoded by the coding sequence TTGTCGTCGCCGAACAGTTCCATCCCGTCGCCATCGGACAAGATCGATCGCGCCGAACTCGAGCAGGCTTTCTCGCTGTTCAACGAAGCGTCGCGCCAACTGGTCGAGGCCTATCAGGAACTCGAATCGAAGGTCGGCTCGCTGACCCACGAACTGGCGGTGGCCAACGGCGCGCTGCGCCAACAGTTCGAGGAGAAGGCCGCGCTGTCGCAGCGGCTGGGCACGCTCCTGGCGGCGCTGCCGGGCGGGGTGGTCGAGCTCGACCTGCAGGGGCGCGTCAGCGCCATGAACCCGGCAGCCCTCGTCATCTTCGGCCACGCGCTGGACGGGCAGGACTGGGACGCCGCGGTCGGGCCGCGGCTGCGCGCGACCTCGGTCGCCACCGAGTGGGATTTCGCGCTCGAGCCCGAGATCGAGCGTCGGCTCAGCATCGTCTCCAGCACGCTCGACGACGGCGGCCGCATCCTCCTGATCCACGACGTGAGCGAGAGCTGGCGCCTGCGCCGCCAGCTGGAGCTGCACAAGCGCCTGGCCGCGATGGGCGAGATGGCGGCCGGTCTCGCCCACCAGCTGCGCACGCCGCTGGCGACCGCCTTGCTCTACACCGCGAACCTGGCCAAGCCCGGCCTGGGCGAGGCCGAACGGCTCAAGTTCGGCGAGAAGTCGCTGGCGCGGCTGCGCTACCTCGAGACGCTGATCAAGAACATGCTGCAGTTCGTGCGCGGACAGCAGGCCGCGCTCGAGGTGGTCGACCTGAACCTGGTGGTCGAGGAGGCGATGCAGACCGTGCAGCCGCACGACGCCTCGGCCAGCCGACGCTGGACGCTGGCGCTGGCGGCCGAGCCGGCCTGGGTCGAGGTGAACCGAAAGGAACTCACCGGGGCCGTGATCAATCTCCTCGACAACGCGGTGCAGGCGACGCAGGCCGGCGATGCGATCGCCGTGGCGCTCGAGCGCGCCGAGCCGGGTTGGCGGCTGGTGGTGTCCGATACCGGCTGCGGCATGAGCGACGCGGTGCGCGACCGGCTGTTCGAGCCGTTCTTCACCACCCGCAAGGAAGGCACCGGCCTGGGCCTGGCGATCGTGCGCAATCTGCTGACCGCCTACGGCGGCGAGATCGACGTCCGCTCGGCGCCCGGAGAGGGCGCCACGTTCACGATCTTGTTGCCAGCGGCGCATTAG
- a CDS encoding STAS domain-containing protein, producing MTAIVEIDGQTGRLVLSGQFDFSAHRDFRQACDDVLGKEGVREVLVDFQQVDYLDSSALGMLLLLKEKASAAGKSLALVNCRDTVRQVLEIACFGKIFTIR from the coding sequence ATGACTGCTATTGTCGAGATTGATGGCCAGACCGGCCGCCTCGTATTGTCCGGGCAATTCGATTTCAGCGCGCACCGCGACTTCCGCCAGGCTTGTGACGATGTGCTGGGCAAGGAAGGGGTCCGCGAGGTGCTGGTCGATTTCCAGCAGGTCGACTACCTGGACAGCTCGGCGCTGGGCATGCTGCTGCTGCTCAAGGAGAAGGCCTCGGCAGCGGGCAAGTCGCTTGCCCTGGTGAATTGCCGCGATACGGTGCGACAAGTGCTCGAGATCGCCTGCTTCGGCAAGATATTCACCATCCGTTGA